The proteins below are encoded in one region of Chrysemys picta bellii isolate R12L10 chromosome 4, ASM1138683v2, whole genome shotgun sequence:
- the CINP gene encoding cyclin-dependent kinase 2-interacting protein isoform X5 — translation MMKWETLNNNGFTTANKIVNLKIGTLFKDNKLEIECDNIASDCGKLSPDYNEELEMFCAELLGTLENMAKIQLKMEKLCSTTKGICDLETYHYKNGDCRTPLFHTWPTAYFYEVSFKLAEMYKKEIQLKQTIVQEIAHTADQDLMMVYLSSWLYQPYIENSSKLLLESMLLETGHRQV, via the exons ATGATGAAATGGGAGACCCTGAATAATAATGGATTTACTACTGCAAACAAAATTGTAAACTTGAAAATTGGCACACT ATTTAAAGATAACAAACTGGAGATAGAATGTGACAACATTGCCTCTGACTGTGGAAAGCTGTCTCCAGACTATAATGAAGAACTTGAGATGTTCTGTGCAGAATTGCTTGGGACCTTGGAAAACATG GCAAAAATACAACTGAAAATGGAAAAACTGTGTTCAACTACTAAAGGAATTTGTGATTTAGAAACATATCATTATAAAAATGGAGATTGCAGGACACCACTCTTTCACACATGGCCCACTGCGTACTTCT ATGAGGTTTCTTTCAAGCTTGCTGAAATGTACAAGAAGGAAATACAACTTAAGCAAACGATTGTGCAAGAGATTGCTCATACTGCTGACCAGGATCTTATGATGGTTTATTTATCGTCTTGGTTGTACCAGCCCTATATTGAGAACAGCAGCAAACTACTGCTAGAAAGCATGTTGCTAGAAACAGGACATAGGCAAGTGTAG
- the CINP gene encoding cyclin-dependent kinase 2-interacting protein isoform X3 yields MYSHTQSKSPAAVAPKKPVLSVSARKIKDNTADWHNLMMKWETLNNNGFTTANKIVNLKIGTLFKDNKLEIECDNIASDCGKLSPDYNEELEMFCAELLGTLENMAKIQLKMEKLCSTTKGICDLETYHYKNGDCRTPLFHTWPTAYFYEVSFKLAEMYKKEIQLKQTIVQEIAHTADQDLMMVYLSSWLYQPYIENSSKLLLESMLLETGHRQV; encoded by the exons ATGTACAGCCACACTCAGT caaagagtcctgcaGCTGTTGCTCCAAAAAAACCTGTCTTATCTGTCAGTGCAAGAAAAATTAAAGATAACACAGCAGACTGGCATAATTTAATGATGAAATGGGAGACCCTGAATAATAATGGATTTACTACTGCAAACAAAATTGTAAACTTGAAAATTGGCACACT ATTTAAAGATAACAAACTGGAGATAGAATGTGACAACATTGCCTCTGACTGTGGAAAGCTGTCTCCAGACTATAATGAAGAACTTGAGATGTTCTGTGCAGAATTGCTTGGGACCTTGGAAAACATG GCAAAAATACAACTGAAAATGGAAAAACTGTGTTCAACTACTAAAGGAATTTGTGATTTAGAAACATATCATTATAAAAATGGAGATTGCAGGACACCACTCTTTCACACATGGCCCACTGCGTACTTCT ATGAGGTTTCTTTCAAGCTTGCTGAAATGTACAAGAAGGAAATACAACTTAAGCAAACGATTGTGCAAGAGATTGCTCATACTGCTGACCAGGATCTTATGATGGTTTATTTATCGTCTTGGTTGTACCAGCCCTATATTGAGAACAGCAGCAAACTACTGCTAGAAAGCATGTTGCTAGAAACAGGACATAGGCAAGTGTAG
- the CINP gene encoding cyclin-dependent kinase 2-interacting protein isoform X6 — protein sequence MAAAKSPAAVAPKKPVLSVSARKIKDNTADWHNLMMKWETLNNNGFTTANKIVNLKIGTLFKDNKLEIECDNIASDCGKLSPDYNEELEMFCAELLGTLENMAKIQLKMEKLCSTTKGICDLETYHYKNGDCRTPLFHTWPTAYFYEVSFKLAEMYKKEIQLKQTIVQEIAHTADQDLMMVYLSSWLYQPYIENSSKLLLESMLLETGHRQV from the exons ATGGCAG cagcaaagagtcctgcaGCTGTTGCTCCAAAAAAACCTGTCTTATCTGTCAGTGCAAGAAAAATTAAAGATAACACAGCAGACTGGCATAATTTAATGATGAAATGGGAGACCCTGAATAATAATGGATTTACTACTGCAAACAAAATTGTAAACTTGAAAATTGGCACACT ATTTAAAGATAACAAACTGGAGATAGAATGTGACAACATTGCCTCTGACTGTGGAAAGCTGTCTCCAGACTATAATGAAGAACTTGAGATGTTCTGTGCAGAATTGCTTGGGACCTTGGAAAACATG GCAAAAATACAACTGAAAATGGAAAAACTGTGTTCAACTACTAAAGGAATTTGTGATTTAGAAACATATCATTATAAAAATGGAGATTGCAGGACACCACTCTTTCACACATGGCCCACTGCGTACTTCT ATGAGGTTTCTTTCAAGCTTGCTGAAATGTACAAGAAGGAAATACAACTTAAGCAAACGATTGTGCAAGAGATTGCTCATACTGCTGACCAGGATCTTATGATGGTTTATTTATCGTCTTGGTTGTACCAGCCCTATATTGAGAACAGCAGCAAACTACTGCTAGAAAGCATGTTGCTAGAAACAGGACATAGGCAAGTGTAG
- the CINP gene encoding cyclin-dependent kinase 2-interacting protein isoform X4 — protein MAAKSPAAVAPKKPVLSVSARKIKDNTADWHNLMMKWETLNNNGFTTANKIVNLKIGTLFKDNKLEIECDNIASDCGKLSPDYNEELEMFCAELLGTLENMAKIQLKMEKLCSTTKGICDLETYHYKNGDCRTPLFHTWPTAYFYEVSFKLAEMYKKEIQLKQTIVQEIAHTADQDLMMVYLSSWLYQPYIENSSKLLLESMLLETGHRQV, from the exons ATGGCAG caaagagtcctgcaGCTGTTGCTCCAAAAAAACCTGTCTTATCTGTCAGTGCAAGAAAAATTAAAGATAACACAGCAGACTGGCATAATTTAATGATGAAATGGGAGACCCTGAATAATAATGGATTTACTACTGCAAACAAAATTGTAAACTTGAAAATTGGCACACT ATTTAAAGATAACAAACTGGAGATAGAATGTGACAACATTGCCTCTGACTGTGGAAAGCTGTCTCCAGACTATAATGAAGAACTTGAGATGTTCTGTGCAGAATTGCTTGGGACCTTGGAAAACATG GCAAAAATACAACTGAAAATGGAAAAACTGTGTTCAACTACTAAAGGAATTTGTGATTTAGAAACATATCATTATAAAAATGGAGATTGCAGGACACCACTCTTTCACACATGGCCCACTGCGTACTTCT ATGAGGTTTCTTTCAAGCTTGCTGAAATGTACAAGAAGGAAATACAACTTAAGCAAACGATTGTGCAAGAGATTGCTCATACTGCTGACCAGGATCTTATGATGGTTTATTTATCGTCTTGGTTGTACCAGCCCTATATTGAGAACAGCAGCAAACTACTGCTAGAAAGCATGTTGCTAGAAACAGGACATAGGCAAGTGTAG
- the CINP gene encoding cyclin-dependent kinase 2-interacting protein isoform X1, producing the protein MGGGGCLSPAGVGCQPRARTGALPSRAAKSPAAVAPKKPVLSVSARKIKDNTADWHNLMMKWETLNNNGFTTANKIVNLKIGTLFKDNKLEIECDNIASDCGKLSPDYNEELEMFCAELLGTLENMAKIQLKMEKLCSTTKGICDLETYHYKNGDCRTPLFHTWPTAYFYEVSFKLAEMYKKEIQLKQTIVQEIAHTADQDLMMVYLSSWLYQPYIENSSKLLLESMLLETGHRQV; encoded by the exons atgggaggaggggggtgtcTGTCTCCAGCCGGGGTCGGGTGCCAGCCGCGTGCGCGCACAGGGGCGCTGCCTTCTCGTG cagcaaagagtcctgcaGCTGTTGCTCCAAAAAAACCTGTCTTATCTGTCAGTGCAAGAAAAATTAAAGATAACACAGCAGACTGGCATAATTTAATGATGAAATGGGAGACCCTGAATAATAATGGATTTACTACTGCAAACAAAATTGTAAACTTGAAAATTGGCACACT ATTTAAAGATAACAAACTGGAGATAGAATGTGACAACATTGCCTCTGACTGTGGAAAGCTGTCTCCAGACTATAATGAAGAACTTGAGATGTTCTGTGCAGAATTGCTTGGGACCTTGGAAAACATG GCAAAAATACAACTGAAAATGGAAAAACTGTGTTCAACTACTAAAGGAATTTGTGATTTAGAAACATATCATTATAAAAATGGAGATTGCAGGACACCACTCTTTCACACATGGCCCACTGCGTACTTCT ATGAGGTTTCTTTCAAGCTTGCTGAAATGTACAAGAAGGAAATACAACTTAAGCAAACGATTGTGCAAGAGATTGCTCATACTGCTGACCAGGATCTTATGATGGTTTATTTATCGTCTTGGTTGTACCAGCCCTATATTGAGAACAGCAGCAAACTACTGCTAGAAAGCATGTTGCTAGAAACAGGACATAGGCAAGTGTAG
- the CINP gene encoding cyclin-dependent kinase 2-interacting protein isoform X2, protein MGGGGCLSPAGVGCQPRARTGALPSRAKSPAAVAPKKPVLSVSARKIKDNTADWHNLMMKWETLNNNGFTTANKIVNLKIGTLFKDNKLEIECDNIASDCGKLSPDYNEELEMFCAELLGTLENMAKIQLKMEKLCSTTKGICDLETYHYKNGDCRTPLFHTWPTAYFYEVSFKLAEMYKKEIQLKQTIVQEIAHTADQDLMMVYLSSWLYQPYIENSSKLLLESMLLETGHRQV, encoded by the exons atgggaggaggggggtgtcTGTCTCCAGCCGGGGTCGGGTGCCAGCCGCGTGCGCGCACAGGGGCGCTGCCTTCTCGTG caaagagtcctgcaGCTGTTGCTCCAAAAAAACCTGTCTTATCTGTCAGTGCAAGAAAAATTAAAGATAACACAGCAGACTGGCATAATTTAATGATGAAATGGGAGACCCTGAATAATAATGGATTTACTACTGCAAACAAAATTGTAAACTTGAAAATTGGCACACT ATTTAAAGATAACAAACTGGAGATAGAATGTGACAACATTGCCTCTGACTGTGGAAAGCTGTCTCCAGACTATAATGAAGAACTTGAGATGTTCTGTGCAGAATTGCTTGGGACCTTGGAAAACATG GCAAAAATACAACTGAAAATGGAAAAACTGTGTTCAACTACTAAAGGAATTTGTGATTTAGAAACATATCATTATAAAAATGGAGATTGCAGGACACCACTCTTTCACACATGGCCCACTGCGTACTTCT ATGAGGTTTCTTTCAAGCTTGCTGAAATGTACAAGAAGGAAATACAACTTAAGCAAACGATTGTGCAAGAGATTGCTCATACTGCTGACCAGGATCTTATGATGGTTTATTTATCGTCTTGGTTGTACCAGCCCTATATTGAGAACAGCAGCAAACTACTGCTAGAAAGCATGTTGCTAGAAACAGGACATAGGCAAGTGTAG